A portion of the Candidatus Hydrogenedentota bacterium genome contains these proteins:
- a CDS encoding Crp/Fnr family transcriptional regulator, with the protein MGTSRSFTGGPENVALLSSFSPELWARLDGLTQFRECGVRESIYFPEDPCDSVYWIEVGRVKLSRVSPDGRVLSLRHHSTGDMFGEDCMSGWEQRCDHAESMEATRLRFMSAEAFRSVLDSDLEFARAVLERVSRRAREMDHLYAEAVFRPVRGRIAAGLLRLYQLERPVGRTIRVTHQEVANLAGSTRETTTAVLHSLREAGVVETGNRRVTLLDLEALRKAAQQY; encoded by the coding sequence ATGGGTACATCTCGAAGTTTCACCGGCGGTCCGGAGAATGTCGCGCTGTTATCCAGTTTCAGTCCGGAATTGTGGGCTCGACTGGATGGATTGACGCAGTTTCGGGAATGCGGTGTGCGAGAGAGCATCTATTTTCCCGAAGACCCCTGCGATTCCGTTTACTGGATTGAGGTCGGCCGGGTAAAACTGTCTCGGGTTTCGCCCGATGGACGCGTTCTTTCGCTGCGCCACCACAGTACGGGGGATATGTTTGGAGAGGATTGCATGTCGGGATGGGAACAGCGCTGCGACCACGCCGAGTCCATGGAGGCAACCCGTTTGCGCTTCATGTCGGCGGAGGCCTTCCGCTCCGTACTCGACAGCGATCTGGAATTTGCGCGCGCGGTGCTGGAGCGGGTCTCCCGTCGCGCCCGCGAAATGGACCACCTCTATGCCGAGGCGGTATTTCGGCCGGTGCGCGGTCGAATCGCCGCGGGCCTTCTGCGGCTTTATCAACTGGAGCGCCCGGTCGGGCGAACCATCCGCGTAACCCATCAGGAGGTGGCCAATCTGGCGGGTTCGACCCGCGAAACCACCACCGCGGTATTGCACAGTCTTCGCGAGGCCGGGGTGGTTGAAACAGGAAATCGCCGGGTTACGCTGCTGGACCTGGAAGCCCTCCGCAAGGCGGCCCAGCAGTACTAG
- a CDS encoding capsular biosynthesis protein, with amino-acid sequence MPNPIKICCTCSHGGHLNEMLQLQAAFSGHEVFYFTYDADTTRRLERAYLVPNMARNPVEFLKNLGRVFLIFRRERPDLIVSTGAEIAIPVALVGKLFRARLLYIECGAQVVRPSVTGRVVYWIADEFYVQWPELLKVYGPRARYSGSLIDESPVS; translated from the coding sequence ATGCCCAACCCCATCAAAATCTGTTGCACCTGCTCCCACGGCGGTCATCTCAATGAGATGCTCCAGCTTCAGGCGGCCTTTTCGGGTCACGAGGTCTTCTATTTCACCTACGACGCCGATACCACGCGCCGTCTGGAGCGGGCCTATCTCGTGCCGAATATGGCCAGGAATCCCGTCGAGTTCCTGAAGAACCTCGGTCGTGTGTTCTTGATATTTCGCAGGGAGCGCCCCGACCTCATCGTATCCACCGGGGCGGAGATCGCGATTCCCGTGGCGCTGGTCGGCAAGCTGTTTCGCGCCCGCTTGCTTTACATCGAGTGTGGAGCCCAGGTCGTACGCCCATCCGTGACGGGCCGCGTCGTGTACTGGATCGCCGACGAATTTTATGTGCAGTGGCCCGAGCTCTTGAAGGTCTATGGCCCCCGTGCGCGTTATTCTGGCTCCTTGATCGACGAGTCGCCAGTTTCATGA
- a CDS encoding flippase-like domain-containing protein, translated as MSNAETSPRSRSGGRWFFLFGLLFLTALGWHFGFRDLGDLLRDAKPVPLALMSLLIVAGFWLRAAKWRYALGPGQQGILLFFLAKTAGNWTPGRAGELAPLLLKRHRNARVAAWIGLDRVVEVAWTLVLGLAGVAWLGLVAPWAWFAIVAGALVVALLTLTGLRVQSREETSVNDEVTGGWKDRILAFALKVRTELLLFSRKFPLVMALTFFAKLTDVYAVVYLCEAFGYTAGIMLVCAARCAHGLVSAIPVTPDATGVPYVAAAWFLYQYAGIPYETLTTALALEVIAINAILWVCFCLVTARRWKSPSIGSTAS; from the coding sequence ATGAGCAACGCCGAGACATCGCCACGATCACGCAGCGGGGGGCGCTGGTTTTTCTTGTTCGGCCTGCTCTTCCTTACGGCCCTGGGCTGGCATTTCGGCTTTCGGGATCTGGGAGACTTGCTCCGGGATGCGAAACCCGTGCCCCTCGCGCTCATGTCGCTCCTCATTGTCGCGGGCTTCTGGCTCCGCGCCGCGAAGTGGCGCTACGCGCTGGGGCCAGGCCAACAGGGGATTCTCCTCTTTTTCCTGGCCAAGACTGCGGGCAACTGGACGCCGGGCCGGGCCGGGGAACTAGCCCCCTTGCTGCTGAAGCGCCACCGCAATGCCCGCGTGGCGGCGTGGATCGGGCTCGACCGTGTCGTGGAGGTGGCGTGGACGCTGGTCCTCGGCCTGGCGGGCGTGGCGTGGTTGGGGCTCGTAGCGCCATGGGCATGGTTTGCGATCGTCGCAGGGGCCCTGGTGGTCGCGCTGCTGACCCTAACGGGGCTTCGGGTCCAATCGAGGGAAGAGACATCGGTCAATGATGAAGTTACGGGCGGGTGGAAGGACCGAATCCTCGCTTTCGCCCTGAAAGTCCGGACCGAGCTCCTCCTCTTTTCCCGAAAGTTTCCCCTGGTCATGGCGCTGACCTTTTTCGCCAAGCTAACTGATGTTTACGCCGTGGTTTATCTCTGCGAAGCTTTCGGCTACACCGCCGGAATCATGCTGGTCTGCGCCGCCCGCTGCGCCCACGGCCTCGTCAGTGCTATTCCCGTGACACCCGACGCCACAGGTGTGCCCTACGTCGCCGCCGCCTGGTTTCTTTATCAATATGCGGGAATCCCGTATGAGACCCTGACCACCGCGCTCGCCTTGGAGGTCATTGCGATTAATGCTATACTCTGGGTCTGTTTTTGTCTGGTAACCGCCAGGCGTTGGAAATCACCTTCGATCGGATCAACTGCCTCATGA
- the hemH gene encoding ferrochelatase produces MKSFSTGILLVNTGSSSAPETAETREYLRQFLSDPRIIDIAAWKRWIIVNLFILPFRPAKTAEAYRAVWTDRGSPLLSISEDFAKALAEVLPDMPIELGMAYGVPSIETGMDKLIATGVDRIIVVPMFPQYASATTGGVVERCSKHAAGMWNTPFLSFLPPYFDDEGYLEAWEAVAADRLAAFKPDHVLLSYHGLPERQIYKGDPSGSHCLKVKDCCAVENSANKNCYRRQCMATSRALIQRLGLEEGKYSLTFQSRLGRDPWLSPATDQTVVALAKSGVKRLAVLSPAFTADCLETLEEIGMQAKESFQEHGGEAFELIPSLNTHPRWVAALADLVKAV; encoded by the coding sequence ATGAAGTCCTTCTCCACCGGAATTCTTCTCGTCAACACCGGTTCTTCTTCGGCCCCAGAAACCGCCGAAACGCGCGAGTATCTTCGCCAGTTCCTCTCCGACCCGCGCATTATCGATATCGCGGCATGGAAACGCTGGATCATTGTTAACCTGTTCATTCTGCCCTTCCGGCCGGCCAAGACTGCCGAGGCCTATAGGGCCGTCTGGACTGATCGCGGTTCGCCCTTGCTCAGCATCAGCGAGGACTTCGCCAAGGCACTTGCGGAAGTGCTTCCCGACATGCCAATCGAACTCGGCATGGCCTATGGTGTGCCCTCCATCGAAACCGGCATGGACAAGCTTATCGCCACCGGCGTTGACCGGATCATCGTGGTGCCCATGTTTCCCCAGTACGCCTCGGCGACCACCGGCGGCGTGGTGGAGCGGTGCTCCAAACACGCCGCGGGCATGTGGAATACGCCCTTCCTGTCCTTCCTGCCGCCCTATTTCGATGACGAGGGCTATCTGGAAGCGTGGGAAGCCGTGGCGGCGGATCGCCTGGCGGCCTTCAAGCCGGATCACGTTCTCCTGAGCTACCACGGCCTCCCGGAGCGCCAGATCTACAAAGGCGATCCGTCCGGCAGTCATTGCCTGAAGGTGAAAGACTGCTGCGCCGTGGAGAACTCGGCCAATAAGAATTGCTACCGCAGACAGTGCATGGCCACCTCTCGTGCCCTCATCCAGCGCCTCGGTCTGGAAGAGGGAAAATACTCCCTGACCTTTCAGTCCCGTCTCGGCCGTGACCCCTGGCTTTCGCCCGCCACCGACCAGACGGTCGTCGCCCTCGCAAAGAGCGGCGTAAAGCGCCTGGCGGTCCTTTCGCCCGCCTTCACGGCCGACTGCCTGGAAACCCTCGAAGAAATCGGGATGCAGGCCAAGGAAAGCTTCCAAGAACATGGGGGAGAGGCCTTTGAGCTCATTCCCTCGCTGAATACACACCCCCGGTGGGTCGCGGCGCTGGCGGACCTGGTCAAAGCCGTTTGA
- a CDS encoding beta-1,4-galactosyltransferase, which translates to MIYVTLGTMFMGFDRLVKAVDAIAEETGEQVILQLGNASRHPSHCEWFEFLPREECLDIQRHARVIVGHAGIGTAIDALSVQRPFIVVPRLRRFNEHMNDHQLEIAEAVERRGWGRMVLDMKDLADACANPPEAPQGYSPNKEPLIAAVKSMVDRLALT; encoded by the coding sequence ATGATTTACGTGACACTTGGCACCATGTTTATGGGATTTGATCGCCTCGTGAAGGCCGTCGATGCGATTGCGGAAGAGACAGGCGAGCAGGTAATACTGCAATTGGGCAATGCCAGCCGGCACCCGAGCCATTGCGAATGGTTTGAGTTCCTGCCGCGCGAAGAATGCCTCGATATCCAGCGCCACGCACGGGTCATCGTGGGCCATGCGGGCATCGGCACGGCCATCGACGCCCTGAGCGTGCAGAGACCGTTTATAGTGGTGCCGCGACTGAGGCGTTTCAACGAGCACATGAACGATCACCAGTTGGAAATTGCCGAAGCCGTTGAGCGTCGCGGATGGGGTAGGATGGTTCTTGATATGAAAGACCTTGCGGACGCCTGCGCGAATCCCCCGGAGGCGCCGCAGGGCTATTCGCCGAACAAGGAACCCTTGATTGCGGCGGTGAAGTCTATGGTGGATCGGTTGGCATTGACCTGA
- a CDS encoding glycosyltransferase family 2 protein, whose translation MRASIIIPAYNAQRTLAECLTACLAQDYPDFEVIVVDDGSTDSTGAVARHFDRVRYHRQSNGGPASARNTGARLATGEILVYTDADCIPQADWLRQLIDGFEEGVVAVGGTYAIANPTSRLARVVQAEIAARHRQFKGEVDFLGSFNVAYRRDAFEAVGGFDESYRQASGEDNDLAYRLHDLGGRMVFNPRAEVAHYHPEHLFGYLRTQSRHGYWRVKLYRDHPRRAGGDQYAGWPDLLAPPLGLGLPFLLLLIAVAGVQTGYGLLASILSLALVLFYASLHLPMVLRLRHDLPVDDLLYFLLIACLRDSARAVGLVHGLSAFTSRTKNKV comes from the coding sequence TTGCGCGCCAGCATCATCATACCGGCCTACAACGCCCAAAGGACTTTAGCCGAATGCCTGACGGCTTGTCTCGCGCAGGACTATCCTGATTTTGAAGTTATTGTCGTCGATGATGGTTCGACCGACAGTACCGGCGCTGTCGCGCGGCACTTTGACCGTGTGCGGTACCACCGCCAGTCCAATGGCGGGCCGGCATCGGCGCGAAACACCGGCGCGCGTTTGGCCACGGGCGAAATCCTGGTGTACACCGATGCGGACTGCATCCCCCAGGCCGACTGGCTCCGTCAATTGATCGATGGCTTTGAGGAGGGCGTCGTGGCGGTTGGCGGGACCTATGCCATCGCTAATCCCACGTCGCGCCTCGCCCGTGTCGTCCAGGCGGAGATTGCCGCGCGGCATCGCCAGTTCAAAGGCGAGGTGGATTTTCTCGGTTCCTTCAACGTGGCCTATCGTCGCGATGCTTTTGAGGCCGTCGGGGGCTTTGATGAGTCGTATCGCCAGGCCTCGGGCGAAGACAATGACTTGGCGTATCGCCTTCACGACCTCGGTGGCCGCATGGTCTTCAACCCCAGGGCCGAGGTGGCCCATTACCACCCCGAGCATCTATTCGGTTATCTGCGCACCCAGAGCCGACACGGCTACTGGCGGGTCAAACTCTACCGGGACCATCCCCGCCGCGCGGGCGGCGATCAATATGCCGGGTGGCCCGATCTCCTCGCGCCGCCGCTGGGCCTGGGGCTCCCCTTCCTCCTGCTCCTGATCGCCGTGGCGGGCGTCCAGACGGGGTACGGCCTCCTCGCGTCAATCCTCAGTCTGGCGCTGGTGCTTTTTTATGCCTCGCTGCATCTGCCCATGGTGCTACGCCTGCGGCACGATCTGCCCGTGGACGACCTGTTATACTTTCTCCTGATCGCCTGCCTGCGCGATAGTGCCCGCGCGGTGGGCCTGGTGCATGGGTTATCGGCTTTCACATCCCGAACCAAGAACAAGGTCTAA
- a CDS encoding glycosyltransferase family 2 protein, with amino-acid sequence MARVLVIIPAYNEEATIIGVLGQIRAAAPDCDVVVVDDGSRDQTGALVRESGQATLLSLPFNLGIGGAMQTGYKYALRNGYDIAVQCDADGQHPAEEIVRLLSRIEDGAADVVIGSRYVADSDYTPSLSRRIGKSLLSRWINLFIGGGITDTTSGFRAMNRAAIAVVAEAYPEDYPEPEVLVILHKHGLRVVEIPVTMHPRQGGVTSIRAHGAVYYMVKVGLAILIDQFRHYAPARRAAE; translated from the coding sequence ATGGCGCGCGTACTCGTAATCATTCCCGCCTACAACGAAGAGGCCACCATCATCGGCGTGCTCGGCCAGATCCGCGCCGCCGCGCCGGATTGCGACGTTGTCGTGGTGGATGACGGATCCCGGGACCAGACCGGTGCGCTCGTACGCGAATCGGGACAGGCCACCTTGCTTTCCCTCCCCTTCAACCTCGGGATCGGCGGCGCCATGCAGACCGGTTACAAGTACGCTCTGCGCAACGGCTATGACATCGCGGTGCAGTGCGACGCGGATGGCCAGCATCCCGCCGAGGAGATCGTCCGGCTGCTTTCCCGCATTGAGGACGGTGCTGCGGACGTGGTCATCGGCTCGCGCTATGTGGCCGACAGCGACTATACCCCGAGCCTGAGTCGCCGGATTGGCAAGTCGCTGCTGTCGCGGTGGATCAATCTATTCATCGGCGGGGGTATTACGGACACCACGAGCGGATTCCGTGCGATGAATCGCGCCGCGATAGCGGTAGTCGCGGAAGCTTATCCCGAAGACTATCCCGAGCCGGAGGTTCTGGTGATATTGCACAAGCACGGTCTTCGTGTCGTCGAGATTCCGGTAACGATGCATCCCCGTCAGGGTGGCGTGACCTCGATCCGCGCCCATGGGGCGGTCTATTACATGGTCAAAGTTGGGCTCGCCATTCTCATCGATCAGTTTCGCCATTACGCCCCCGCGCGGAGGGCTGCGGAATGA
- a CDS encoding DUF2304 domain-containing protein yields the protein MTDPALPFVGFYWSHRVGLLLVSLSFMVLVLELVRRAHLKERYALLWLAAAACGLGVGLFPGVITWMSSVFGFQYLTVFYVGSFLFLLFLVLAFTVVISKLSERNRILAQEVALLARRIEALERDDVSAP from the coding sequence ATGACCGATCCAGCGCTGCCCTTTGTCGGCTTCTATTGGTCTCATCGCGTGGGCCTGCTCCTCGTGAGCCTGAGTTTCATGGTGCTGGTGCTGGAACTGGTGCGCCGGGCGCACCTCAAGGAGCGCTATGCCCTCCTGTGGCTTGCGGCGGCGGCCTGCGGTCTGGGCGTGGGCCTCTTTCCCGGCGTAATCACATGGATGTCATCCGTCTTCGGATTTCAGTATCTCACGGTCTTCTATGTAGGGTCATTTCTCTTTCTCCTCTTTCTCGTCCTCGCCTTCACCGTGGTCATTTCCAAGCTCTCGGAGCGAAACCGCATTCTGGCCCAGGAAGTTGCCCTGCTTGCGCGCCGTATCGAAGCCCTGGAGCGGGATGATGTGTCAGCGCCCTGA
- a CDS encoding tetratricopeptide repeat protein, translated as MATIREIEAVRKNVGYWTRDDYTVVQFTGKDAGSWLHAQTTNDVVGLKSGHGNMQAILDRKGCVQAYFSLHRWEDEFWAIIEKVQLPALLGRVETHLFLEEVKVEEVGGDTPQILLEGPRAVVLMANQHGDALEAARHLPREPFAFAPIHFLDHDVLVFRQGESGEDGFLLIPEPGEALSLLMRLEDVGYDFFLTEVGTEARETLIMESGMPRWGKGIDADRVIAETPLADCAVSYEKGCYLGQEVVARLKAYGSPKQKLAGLLIDDDGSPIPQVGADLFDCDKKVGQALRCGFSPTLNSWLALAYLDREHRTSAQRYTLTTGTPESVFHSVVAHWPVHAPLNREENARRFYDEALKLFEADTNDEDETAIHILMEALLLAPEFEDAYEALGVILHRHHRVDDAIYFMKKLAALNPNCVMAHTNLSVFYMSQGRIQEAEDEKALANQLEFKQELDARQAEKAAKAERERLKAEAEQRIGMFLEVLEIDSEDPVATMGLGQAYIQLDRHADAIPYLETATRVQKDFSAAYLNLGKCHEVLGDVAAARVAYATGVEVAGRKGDLMPMREMERRLKQLV; from the coding sequence ATGGCCACCATCCGAGAAATAGAAGCCGTCCGCAAGAATGTGGGTTACTGGACCCGCGACGACTACACCGTCGTCCAGTTTACAGGGAAGGACGCGGGCTCTTGGCTGCACGCCCAGACGACCAATGATGTGGTCGGCCTGAAATCGGGTCATGGCAACATGCAGGCCATTCTGGACCGTAAAGGTTGCGTTCAAGCCTATTTCTCCCTTCACCGCTGGGAGGACGAGTTCTGGGCCATCATCGAAAAGGTCCAGCTACCCGCGCTGCTCGGCCGGGTGGAAACTCATTTATTCCTGGAAGAGGTCAAGGTGGAGGAAGTTGGCGGCGATACCCCCCAGATCCTGCTGGAGGGGCCACGGGCCGTGGTGCTCATGGCCAACCAGCACGGTGATGCCCTGGAGGCGGCGCGCCACCTGCCCCGGGAGCCCTTCGCTTTCGCGCCGATCCATTTTCTGGATCACGACGTGCTGGTGTTTCGACAGGGCGAGTCCGGGGAGGACGGGTTCCTGTTGATCCCCGAGCCCGGCGAAGCCCTTTCCCTCCTGATGCGCCTCGAAGATGTGGGTTACGACTTCTTTCTTACGGAAGTGGGCACGGAAGCCCGAGAGACCCTGATCATGGAATCGGGAATGCCCCGATGGGGCAAGGGGATTGATGCGGATCGCGTCATCGCCGAGACTCCCCTCGCGGATTGCGCGGTGAGCTACGAAAAGGGCTGCTATCTGGGCCAGGAAGTGGTGGCGCGGCTGAAGGCCTACGGCAGCCCTAAGCAAAAGCTCGCCGGCTTACTGATCGACGATGACGGTTCCCCCATCCCCCAGGTGGGCGCGGACCTGTTCGACTGCGATAAGAAGGTCGGCCAGGCGCTCCGCTGCGGCTTCTCCCCCACGCTCAATTCCTGGCTGGCCCTGGCCTATCTCGACCGCGAGCACCGCACCTCGGCCCAACGCTACACGCTCACGACGGGCACGCCGGAGTCGGTCTTCCATAGCGTGGTGGCTCACTGGCCAGTTCACGCACCGCTGAACCGGGAGGAGAACGCCCGCCGTTTTTACGATGAGGCCCTGAAGCTTTTCGAGGCCGACACCAACGATGAAGATGAGACTGCGATTCATATTCTGATGGAAGCGCTCCTGCTCGCGCCCGAATTTGAGGATGCCTACGAGGCCCTGGGGGTGATTCTGCACCGCCATCACCGGGTGGACGATGCCATTTACTTCATGAAGAAGCTTGCGGCGCTGAACCCGAACTGCGTGATGGCCCATACGAATCTTTCCGTGTTCTACATGAGCCAGGGGCGAATCCAGGAGGCGGAGGACGAGAAAGCGCTGGCAAATCAGTTGGAATTCAAGCAGGAACTGGACGCGAGACAGGCGGAGAAGGCGGCCAAAGCGGAGCGGGAACGCCTCAAGGCCGAAGCGGAACAGCGCATCGGCATGTTCCTGGAAGTGCTGGAGATCGACTCGGAAGATCCCGTTGCCACGATGGGGCTGGGCCAGGCGTATATCCAGTTGGACCGCCATGCGGACGCTATTCCCTATCTGGAGACGGCGACCCGGGTGCAGAAGGATTTTTCGGCGGCCTACCTGAACCTCGGCAAGTGTCACGAGGTCCTGGGCGACGTGGCCGCAGCCAGAGTGGCCTACGCTACGGGCGTTGAAGTCGCGGGACGCAAAGGCGATCTGATGCCCATGCGTGAAATGGAACGGCGGCTGAAACAGTTGGTGTAG
- the glgC gene encoding glucose-1-phosphate adenylyltransferase, which produces MNRVLTVILAGGAGERLYPLTRHRAKPAVPFGGTYRIIDFTLANCINSFCRRIHILTQYKSQSLSRHIRYSWDMTRPELGEFIEIIPPQMRVNDSWYRGTADALYHNLYSIDREAPEEILVLSGDHIYKMNYEKMVQFHRQAEAAATVATIQVPIHEAHRFGVVAADADHRIVGFEEKPAEPRPDPHHPDSAMVSMGVYVFNLEVLRNALIEDAEMNSSHDFGKDIIPGLIDKALVYAYPFEDENKKEAKYWRDVGTIDSYWEANMDLARVDPQFNLYDKSWPMQIKLPSYPPAKFVFANRDERFGVAMDSIVSPGCIISGGQVIRSVLSPEVRVNSYSQVEESVLFRGVDVGRHARLRRVIVEKDVRIPAFAEIGYDLERDARLFRVTPSGVVVVESGDAIHVAAAR; this is translated from the coding sequence GTGAATCGCGTACTCACTGTAATATTAGCCGGGGGGGCCGGGGAACGCCTTTACCCCCTTACCCGCCATCGGGCCAAGCCCGCGGTGCCTTTCGGCGGAACCTACCGGATCATCGATTTCACCCTTGCGAACTGTATCAACTCGTTCTGCCGGCGTATCCATATTCTCACGCAGTACAAGTCTCAGTCGCTCTCGCGCCACATCCGCTACAGTTGGGACATGACACGGCCTGAACTGGGCGAGTTCATTGAGATAATACCGCCCCAGATGCGGGTGAACGACAGTTGGTATCGGGGCACGGCCGACGCCCTGTACCACAACCTTTACTCCATCGACCGGGAGGCCCCCGAAGAGATCCTGGTGCTCTCCGGCGATCACATCTACAAGATGAACTACGAAAAAATGGTCCAGTTTCACCGGCAGGCCGAGGCGGCGGCGACGGTGGCGACGATCCAGGTGCCCATCCACGAGGCCCACCGCTTCGGCGTCGTGGCGGCGGACGCGGACCACCGGATCGTCGGATTTGAGGAAAAGCCCGCCGAACCGCGCCCCGACCCGCACCACCCCGATTCCGCCATGGTTTCCATGGGAGTCTATGTGTTCAATCTTGAAGTGCTCCGCAACGCCCTGATCGAAGACGCGGAAATGAACAGTTCCCACGATTTTGGCAAGGATATCATCCCCGGTCTGATAGACAAAGCGCTGGTCTACGCCTATCCCTTCGAAGACGAGAACAAGAAGGAAGCCAAATACTGGCGGGATGTGGGGACGATCGACAGCTACTGGGAAGCCAATATGGATCTGGCCCGCGTGGACCCCCAGTTCAACCTCTATGACAAGAGTTGGCCGATGCAGATCAAGCTCCCCTCCTATCCGCCGGCCAAGTTTGTTTTCGCCAATCGCGACGAGCGTTTCGGCGTGGCCATGGACTCCATCGTCAGCCCCGGTTGCATTATCAGCGGGGGCCAGGTGATCCGTTCGGTGTTGTCCCCCGAAGTGCGGGTCAACAGCTATTCGCAGGTGGAGGAATCGGTACTTTTTCGCGGGGTCGATGTGGGCCGCCACGCCCGCCTGCGCCGCGTGATTGTGGAAAAGGATGTGCGGATTCCCGCGTTCGCCGAGATTGGTTACGACCTTGAACGGGACGCCCGACTTTTCCGGGTGACCCCGTCGGGTGTGGTGGTCGTAGAGTCCGGAGACGCGATCCATGTGGCGGCGGCCCGCTAA
- a CDS encoding glycosyltransferase family 39 protein gives MRFIFAPAPSVDTPMARWEWGAVAVLVTISLALGLPNLAAPSLWHDELVHIYVARNIADTGWPALPSGNFYPSSTAYNYLLAAFVRLLGDDAFAVRLPSVLLGGLNTALVYILCRNWLGRTTALWAAFFFATSPWQVGWARQARLYEFQITSYLLMLGLAWRFFTGPKPSSLPHTGTGAILAYVTGLLTSFHSILYLGPPGAFAIFALLRNRVWKSRWSAAILTCTVLGLLTIASFYFNPNPVDRAAVFETGIGGRLLDQLRTDRYYYFRFLGGNLSLGFFLLALFGSAVLLLRRDPKTFWVLLAFWVPVLILTYLVGYRRHRFMFFAYPIYIMIYAHGLVVLLALLREYRRSMLHCAVAVLTALFLARLAWSQAQLMGDSVEAAGGADTTLATHHPQWREPATWVKEHQTDETILTTTYLPVQYYLGHVDNWFPNRYTKWEYQESGMEGLGSLDELKAFLREHPRGYFLAESSRFDMWRHYGALVQDLGREVDWVEAHMEFVEEASSVDVRVWRWDFEENGVVTVP, from the coding sequence ATGCGATTCATATTCGCACCGGCGCCATCCGTGGATACGCCCATGGCGCGGTGGGAGTGGGGTGCCGTTGCGGTCTTGGTAACTATTTCCCTCGCGTTGGGCTTACCCAATCTTGCCGCACCGAGCCTTTGGCACGATGAACTGGTGCATATTTACGTGGCCAGGAACATCGCCGACACCGGTTGGCCCGCGCTGCCGAGCGGCAATTTCTATCCGAGCTCCACGGCGTACAATTATCTCCTTGCGGCATTTGTACGCCTTCTGGGCGACGACGCTTTCGCCGTGCGTCTCCCTTCCGTGTTGCTCGGCGGCCTGAACACCGCTCTCGTTTACATTCTTTGTCGCAACTGGCTGGGCCGCACCACCGCATTGTGGGCCGCGTTTTTCTTTGCCACTTCGCCGTGGCAGGTGGGCTGGGCGCGCCAGGCCCGCCTCTATGAGTTCCAGATTACGAGCTACCTGCTCATGCTCGGGCTTGCGTGGCGTTTCTTCACTGGCCCGAAGCCCAGCTCCCTGCCGCACACGGGTACGGGCGCGATCCTGGCCTATGTCACGGGCCTGCTCACCTCCTTCCATTCCATCCTCTATCTGGGACCCCCGGGTGCCTTTGCGATCTTCGCCCTGCTCCGCAATCGCGTGTGGAAGTCGCGCTGGAGCGCGGCCATCCTTACCTGCACCGTACTGGGACTCCTCACCATCGCGTCGTTTTACTTCAACCCCAACCCGGTGGACCGGGCGGCGGTATTTGAGACGGGTATCGGCGGGCGCCTGCTGGATCAACTCCGCACCGACCGCTATTACTACTTTCGCTTTCTCGGCGGCAATCTGAGCCTCGGCTTCTTTCTCCTGGCCCTCTTCGGCTCGGCGGTATTGTTGCTTCGGCGCGATCCGAAAACGTTCTGGGTGCTCCTCGCTTTCTGGGTACCGGTACTGATCCTGACCTACCTCGTAGGCTACCGGCGGCATCGCTTCATGTTCTTTGCCTACCCGATCTATATCATGATTTACGCCCACGGCCTCGTTGTGCTGCTCGCTCTCCTGCGCGAGTACCGGCGCTCGATGCTTCATTGCGCTGTCGCCGTACTGACGGCGCTCTTTCTCGCGCGCCTGGCCTGGTCGCAAGCACAACTCATGGGAGACAGCGTCGAGGCGGCCGGCGGCGCGGACACGACCCTGGCCACCCATCACCCTCAATGGCGAGAGCCCGCGACGTGGGTGAAAGAGCACCAAACCGACGAGACGATTCTTACCACCACTTACCTGCCCGTCCAATATTATCTTGGTCATGTGGACAACTGGTTTCCGAACCGTTACACGAAGTGGGAATATCAGGAATCGGGCATGGAAGGCCTCGGCTCGCTGGATGAACTCAAGGCATTCCTCCGGGAGCACCCGCGTGGCTACTTCCTCGCCGAATCGTCTCGATTCGACATGTGGCGCCATTATGGCGCCCTGGTGCAGGATCTGGGTCGGGAAGTGGACTGGGTGGAGGCCCACATGGAATTTGTTGAAGAGGCATCCAGCGTGGATGTGCGCGTCTGGCGCTGGGACTTCGAGGAGAACGGCGTGGTAACCGTGCCATGA